One region of Synechocystis sp. PCC 6714 genomic DNA includes:
- a CDS encoding DUF262 domain-containing protein, translated as MTIQVNEHNLRGIFSPKDYQFKIPEYQRPYAWTTDQVGDLWNDLLNALDQKDEEEPEYFLGSMVLVKPERKPEAEVVDGQQRLTTLTILFAAIRHHLPPLSVPSLEIEKLFFAKDMRGNKKPSLTIRKQDNKFFNESIYSLNGIETLIKQDSGFESDSQIRIRDNALFLDKQLKIKFKDSNQKEKDEWLTDFVEKILEHCYLVVVSTKDFEKAYRIFSTINSRGLNLTHNDILKAEIISKMDDGEKRKEYTEIWDSMEADLGRSQFESLFAYIFRIEYQERPSKSVLTEYRKRVLPKYAAQYPKDYVFKFVDELLLPSSKVLEIINAQNYECEDQEVQNFINDYLRWLDLMDNDDWKAPLISFMIRYKNESSKLLRFLIELERFAAAIMLLRFDINARARAYRPIILATQKSSAEAIDTISKSLGAEEQDKLIREYLEGEVYKDKTRRKYILLRLDSALAENGKSESFNSKTLTIEHVLPQTLTPEWKELGWNQENHERWVNRLGNLALLSRKKNSSGSNYSFEKKKNEYFQKGGSVTFPITTRILSFPAWTPSIVEDNHNLYIKTLKEIWRLNLM; from the coding sequence ATGACAATTCAAGTTAACGAACACAACTTGCGCGGTATATTTTCCCCTAAAGACTATCAGTTCAAAATTCCAGAATACCAACGTCCTTACGCTTGGACAACTGACCAAGTGGGAGATCTTTGGAATGATCTTCTTAATGCATTAGACCAAAAAGATGAAGAAGAACCAGAATACTTTTTAGGTAGTATGGTTTTAGTGAAGCCAGAGCGTAAACCGGAAGCCGAGGTCGTTGATGGGCAACAAAGACTCACTACGCTAACAATATTATTTGCTGCTATTCGTCATCATCTTCCTCCTTTAAGTGTGCCTTCCTTGGAAATAGAAAAACTGTTTTTTGCCAAGGATATGCGTGGCAATAAAAAACCCAGTCTTACAATAAGAAAACAAGACAATAAATTTTTTAATGAGAGTATATATTCTTTAAATGGCATAGAGACCTTGATCAAGCAAGATTCAGGATTTGAGTCTGATAGTCAGATACGTATAAGAGATAATGCTCTGTTTTTAGACAAGCAGTTGAAAATAAAGTTTAAAGACAGTAATCAGAAGGAAAAAGATGAGTGGCTTACCGATTTTGTTGAAAAAATCCTCGAGCACTGCTATCTCGTAGTTGTAAGTACAAAGGATTTTGAAAAAGCATATCGTATATTTTCTACCATCAATAGTCGTGGATTAAACTTAACTCATAACGATATTCTTAAGGCAGAAATTATATCCAAGATGGATGATGGAGAAAAACGCAAAGAATATACGGAAATTTGGGATAGTATGGAGGCAGATTTAGGGCGGAGTCAATTTGAATCTCTTTTTGCATATATTTTTAGGATTGAATATCAAGAAAGGCCAAGCAAGAGTGTCTTAACCGAGTATAGGAAAAGAGTTTTGCCAAAATATGCGGCACAATATCCCAAAGACTATGTCTTTAAGTTCGTTGATGAGCTATTGCTTCCCTCCTCAAAAGTTTTAGAAATTATCAATGCTCAAAATTATGAATGCGAAGATCAAGAAGTACAAAACTTTATTAATGATTATCTACGCTGGCTTGACTTAATGGATAATGATGACTGGAAAGCTCCTTTAATATCATTCATGATCAGATACAAAAATGAATCTAGTAAACTTTTGCGGTTCCTGATAGAGCTAGAAAGATTCGCCGCCGCAATCATGCTTTTAAGATTCGATATCAATGCCCGTGCCCGTGCTTACCGACCCATTATTCTCGCAACTCAAAAGAGTTCAGCAGAGGCAATTGATACTATTTCTAAATCTCTAGGTGCGGAAGAACAAGACAAATTAATTCGAGAATATCTCGAAGGTGAAGTGTATAAAGATAAAACAAGAAGAAAGTACATCCTTTTGCGCTTAGATTCAGCCCTAGCAGAGAATGGTAAAAGTGAAAGTTTTAACAGTAAAACCCTGACTATAGAACACGTTTTACCTCAAACTTTAACTCCAGAATGGAAAGAACTAGGCTGGAATCAGGAAAATCACGAGCGCTGGGTCAACCGTCTAGGAAACTTGGCTTTACTCTCCCGCAAGAAAAACTCTTCTGGTAGTAACTACAGCTTTGAAAAAAAGAAAAATGAATATTTTCAAAAAGGAGGAAGTGTAACTTTTCCTATAACTACTAGGATTTTGAGCTTCCCAGCATGGACACCTTCAATAGTCGAAGATAATCATAACCTTTACATCAAAACCTTGAAAGAAATCTGGAGACTGAATCTAATGTAA
- a CDS encoding helix-turn-helix domain-containing protein has protein sequence MIHLLVGMDGEEIYLPESLYQVLRQVTPLLAQGKGITLIPQKHYLTTQEAANLLNISRPYLYKLLDQEKIPFTKIGSHRRIKAEDILDYRQKRDGDRQIALTELIATSQELGFYQAEKI, from the coding sequence ATGATTCATTTATTGGTTGGTATGGATGGGGAAGAAATTTATTTGCCGGAATCTCTCTATCAAGTGCTGAGACAGGTTACCCCCTTATTAGCTCAGGGAAAAGGGATTACACTCATTCCCCAGAAACATTATTTAACTACTCAAGAAGCGGCCAATTTACTGAATATTTCCCGTCCTTATCTCTACAAACTTTTAGATCAAGAAAAAATTCCTTTTACTAAAATTGGTTCCCATCGCAGAATCAAAGCGGAGGATATTCTTGATTATCGACAAAAACGAGACGGCGATCGCCAGATTGCTTTAACAGAATTAATTGCTACTAGCCAGGAACTCGGTTTTTATCAGGCTGAGAAAATTTAG